A single Panthera tigris isolate Pti1 chromosome A3, P.tigris_Pti1_mat1.1, whole genome shotgun sequence DNA region contains:
- the MANBAL gene encoding protein MANBAL isoform X3 — protein sequence MASDLDFSPPEVPEPTFLENLLRYGLFLGAIFQLICVLAIIVPVPKSHEVLEFFSEEDRFFIACMVILKCYS from the exons ATGGCCTCCGACCTGGACTTCTCACCCCCCGAGGTGCCCGAGCCTACTTTCCTGGAGAACCTGCTACGGTACGGACTCTTCTTGGGAGCCATCTTCCAGCTCATCTGTGTGCTGGCCATCATCGTACCTGTTCCCAAGTCCCACGAGGTG CTGGAATTCTTCAGTGAAGAAGACCGTTTCTTCATTGCCTGTATGGTTATTCTGAAATGCTATTCATAG